A region from the Benincasa hispida cultivar B227 chromosome 10, ASM972705v1, whole genome shotgun sequence genome encodes:
- the LOC120087782 gene encoding pentatricopeptide repeat-containing protein At4g26680, mitochondrial has protein sequence MRFLPYRRFSTLLGSVARTSASVNPKLDVSLGKRNWKSIPIPHRSIPEPRGQDLDFVNVVHSHLIHSDWTKLDCLSLGLTAFRVKHILLKTQRDYVLSLEFFNWVSTQNPSSLTLETHCIILHILAKHRKFKSAESILRSMIESCSVDFPSKLFESLLYSYRLCDSSRHVFDLLFKTFAHLKKFRYASDTFCKMKDYGFLPTVESCNAFLSSLLNFNRGDIALAFYGEMRRSRISPNSYTLNMVICASCKLGRLDQATQVFEEMGTMGFSPNVASYNTLISGYCNKGLLSSAMKLRSAMEKNGVPPDVVTFNTLINGFCKDGKLQEASKLFGEMKGMSLSPTTITYNILINGYNKVGNGEMGNRLFEEMSRFQVKADILTYNALILGLCKEGKTKKAAYLVRELDEKSLVPNASTFSALIYGECVQKKSERAFQIYKCMIKSGFIPCDQTFRMLLSTFCENEDYDGAVQLLKEMLRRHKAPYLNNLYELCAGLGQCGKVQTAILLCSELEAQHLLPEGLDKLKAFGLLHDNKDALDS, from the coding sequence ATGAGGTTTTTGCCATATCGTAGATTTTCCACTCTGCTGGGCTCTGTAGCCAGAACTTCTGCTTCTGTAAACCCTAAATTGGATGTAAGTTTAGGGAAAAGGAATTGGAAATCAATTCCAATACCTCATCGATCAATCCCCGAACCCAGAGGACAAGACCTTGATTTTGTTAACGTGGTACATAGCCATCTGATTCATTCGGATTGGACTAAACTTGATTGTTTGTCATTGGGTCTGACAGCATTCAGAGTCAAACACATTCTACTGAAAACCCAGAGGGACTATGTACTTTCGCTCGAGTTCTTCAATTGGGTTTCGACTCAAAATCCTTCTTCTCTTACCCTTGAGACTCATTGCATAATCCTTCATATACTTGCTAAACATAGAAAATTTAAATCTGCAGAATCAATTTTGAGGAGTATGATAGAATCCTGCTCTGTTGACTTTCCTTCTAAGTTGTTTGAATCTTTACTGTACTCCTACCGACTGTGTGATTCTTCCCGGCATGTTTTTGATCTGCTTTTCAAGACTTTTGCTCATTTGAAGAAGTTTAGATATGCCTCTGATACATTTTGTAAGATGAAGGATTATGGATTTTTACCCACTGTGGAGTCATGTAATGCATTTCTCAGCTCCTTGCTTAATTTCAACAGGGGTGATATTGCATTGGCGTTTTATGGGGAAATGCGGCGTAGTCGAATTTCCCCAAATTCATATACACTCAACATGGTTATTTGTGCTTCCTGTAAATTGGGAAGATTAGATCAGGCTACTCAGGTGTTTGAGGAAATGGGAACCATGGGGTTTTCTCCTAATGTTGCATCATATAATACACTTATTTCTGGCTACTGCAATAAAGGTCTTCTGAGCTCAGCCATGAAGCTTAGAAGTGCAATGGAAAAAAATGGAGTTCCTCCAGATGTTGTTACATTTAATACACTTATCAATGGGTTCTGCAAGGATGGGAAGCTACAAGAAGCAAGTAAATTATTTGGTGAGATGAAAGGGATGAGTTTATCTCCTACTACTATCACCTACAACATTTTGATAAATGGCTACAACAAAGTGGGAAATGGTGAGATGGGAAATCGACTTTTTGAAGAGATGTCAAGGTTTCAAGTTAAAGCCGATATCCTTACTTACAATGCCCTGATCTTGGGACTGTGCAAAGAGGGGAAGACAAAGAAAGCTGCATATCTGGTTAGAGAGCTTGATGAGAAGAGTCTTGTCCCGAATGCTTCAACCTTTTCTGCTCTAATTTATGGGGAATGTGTACAGAAGAAGTCGGAGCGTgcatttcaaatatataaatgcATGATAAAAAGTGGTTTTATTCCTTGCGATCAGACCTTCAGGATGTTGCTGTCTACTTTCTGTGAGAATGAGGATTATGATGGAGCAGTCCAATTATTGAAGGAAATGTTGAGGAGACACAAGGCTCCTTATTTGAATAACTTATACGAGCTTTGTGCTGGACTTGGCCAGTGTGGAAAAGTTCAAACAGCTATATTGTTATGCAGTGAGTTGGAAGCTCAACATCTCTTGCCAGAAGGTTTGGACAAACTCAAAGCATTTGGTTTGTTGCACGATAACAAAGATGCATTGGATAGTTAA